The Bombus fervidus isolate BK054 chromosome 8, iyBomFerv1, whole genome shotgun sequence genome window below encodes:
- the P5cr gene encoding pyrroline 5-carboyxlate reductase has product MNDHFLSTKVGFIGGGNMASAIGAGLIRKGILDPNNVWVSARTSKTLGFWNDLGAHATLKNGEVVDNCEIIFLAMKPQMLDDALKCTKETMTVHHHYKLFVSVLVGVTLETLSNKLKSIVSHPRIIRCMPNTPMMVGEGITVYCSVNATDQDEMMVEELLSYIGVTEHVPQSLMNAIGALSGSSPAYAYLVIEALADGAVKMGVPRPMATKFAAQVLVGAGKMVLETGKHPGQLKDEVCSPGGTTIAGIHAMECGQVRASMMNAIEAAVKRANELTSLTSITQ; this is encoded by the exons ATGAATGACCATTTTTTGTCAACTAAGGTGGGTTTCATTGGTGGTGGAAATATGGCCAGTGCTATTGGTGCTGGTTTAATTCGTAAAG GTATTTTAGATCCAAACAACGTATGGGTTTCTGCTCGTACTTCTAAAACTCTAGGCTTTTGGAACGACTTAGGTGCCCATGCTACTTTAAAAAATGGAGAAGTAGTGGATAATTgtgaaatcatatttttagcTATGAAGCCTCAAATGCTTGATGATGCACTTAAGTGTACCAAAGAAACAATGACAGTACATCATCACTATAAACTTTTTGTTTCAGTTCTTGTAGGAGTTACATTAGAGACTTTATCTAAT AAACTTAAATCTATTGTTAGTCATCCTAGAATAATTAGATGTATGCCTAACACTCCAATGATGGTTGGAGAAGGAATAACag TATATTGTTCTGTGAATGCAACGGATCAAGATGAAATGATGGTAGAAGAGTTATTGTCATATATTGGTGTAACTGAACATGTTCCTCAGTCTCTTATGAATGCTATAGGTGCTCTTTCAGGATCTAGTCCTGCTTAT GCATATCTTGTTATAGAAGCATTAGCAGATGGTGCTGTAAAAATGGGCGTTCCAAGACCTATGGCAACAAAATTTGCAGCTCAAGTATTGGTTGGAGCTGGCAAAATGGTGTTAGAAACAGGCAAACATCCTGGTCAGTTAAAGGATGAAGTATGTTCTCCAGGAGGTACAACTATTGCAGGCATTCATGCTATGGAATGTGGGCAAGTCAG agcTTCTATGATGAATGCAATTGAAGCTGCAGTAAAGAGGGCAAATGAACTAACGTCCTTAACGTCCATAACACAATAA